The genomic segment CATGGCCCTGGAGGCAGATAAGTGAGAGAGAAAGCTCGCTGCGTCTGAGATTTCCCCGTAAAATGACTCCAGGTGCCCGGCCCCCAatgtttcttcctcctctttaagAACAGATCGCCTATATTACGGAGGAGCGCCTCCTACACGGTTTCCTTGCCTTCCTCTCCCAACAGGTGGTCTCAACCCCTGTCCGGGGACCGGTGCCAATGACCCTAGTGGTGGTTTCGCTTTCTCCTCTGCCGGCGGCGTGAACGTGTGCCCGCAGCGTGATGGGCAACCAGGTGGAGAAACTGACCCACCTAAGCTACAAGGAAGTGCCCACCGCCGACCCGACGGGCGTGGATCGGGAGGATGGGCCCCGCATCGGGGTCTCCTACATCTTCTCCAATGACGACGAGGACATGGAGCCGCAGCCGCCGCCCCAGGGGCCGAATGGCGGGGGCGTGGGTTTGCCCGACGGCGGGGACGGGCCGTCTCTGCCCCGGCCGCAGCCCTATGACCCTCGACTGCACGAGGTGGAGTGCTCCGTGTTCTACCGCGATGAATGCATCTACCAGAAAAGCTTCTCGCCGGGTTCCGCGGCGCTGAGCACCTACACCCCCGAGAACCTGCTCAACAAGTGCAGGCCTGGCGATCTGGTGGAGTTCGTGTCGCAGGCGCAGTACCCACACTGGGCCGTCTACGTGGGCAACTTCCAGGTGGTGCATTTGCACCGGCTAGAGGTGAGCAACAGCTTCCTGACGGACGCAAGTCAGGGCCGGCGCGGTCGCGTGGTGAACGATCTGTACCGCTACAAGCCGCTGAGTCCCAGCGCCGTGGTGCGCAACGCGCTGGCGCACGTGGGCGCCAAGGAGCGCGAGCTGAGCTGGCGCAACTCGTAGAGCTTCGCCGCCTGGTGCCGCTACGGCAAGCGCGAGTTCAAGATCGGCGGCGAGCTGCGCATCGGCAAGCAGCCCTACCGACTGCAAATCCAGCTCTCTGCGCAGCGCAGCCACACGCTCGAGTTCCAGAGCCTGGAGGACCTGATCATGGAGAAGCGGCGCAACGACCAGATCGGGCGCACCGCGGTCCTGCAGGAGCTGGCCACGCACCTGCACCCCGAGCCGGACGAGGGCGACAGCGACGCTGCGCGGACTACGCCGCCTCCCGGGCGCCCCCCCCCCGCGCCGGGCCGGGAGGAGGAGGACCGAGAGGCGGTGGTGCACTGACGGGGGAGCTGAGAGAGGAGCTGTTTGCAGCAGCCGCTGCCCGTGCCCGCTCCCTCCTCTCACTCCCTCCTCCACCGCCTTCTGGGCCCCATCTGGGCTCCTGGGCCATTTGGAAAACGGAGAGTTGGCGCAAAGCGTAGCCAGCTGTGGCTTGAGTTTGTTATCTTGGacggaggaggaagagggagcagGTAGGAGCACTTTGGCCGGGGGCGCTTCTCGGCCTCTTGCCCACTGGCTCAATCCGCCTTCTTTTCCCGAGGTGAGGCAAGCTGTGGACTTGCCAGACACTTGAATCCCTGCTGGACTTGGGTCCAAAAATCAGCTCTTCTGAATTTAGGGATGAAGACAAGTTCGGAATGCCAATGCCTGCCGCTGCCTTCTGCCCGCGCTTCCCCTCCTACCCTGGGCTTGGAGGATGCCCCGTAGTAAGGCCAGAGGAGGTTTGTGGTGTGCTtccacaccgccccccccccccgcggcACCCCCCGAGGGGCAGTGTGAGGGGTCTGGGAAGCTGgggtgatttatttattttatggttttccTGGGGTGCAAGGCTGGTGAAACCTGGATCAGATCTGGGATCAGCAGACTGAAACCAAACAACCCCCTGTGAAGTATAACAAATAGTTGAGTAAACTTGGGCTGCAAAACAAAGACTTGGCTACCTCAGCCCGCCCCATCCCCCAACGATGTGTCTTTTGGAGCTGGCTTCCGGCTGAGTCTCCTGAGCGGCCCACTGGTTCCCAGGTTTCAAGTAAATTGTTGTCACAGGCCAGCTAAGGGAAGGATTCTATTCTGGTTCTGTTTTGCCGCCTTTGTTTATAGCCTGCAATTGTAGGCACTTAAGAGCTGCTGTGTTTGTCATCAAAGGAGGGCAGAGCCCTTTGTGTCTCTGATCTAATTAAAACCTGCGTGGCCATGTTCATCCTCAGGTCAATTTCCTGTCAATCCCCCAGCCGACCCCCTTCTGATATAGTGAAGGTaacttgttttcttaatttaaggCTTTGGTGGTggtcctgtgattttttttttttttttccctttactgtCTCACCCCCTTCACTCACTCGTTTTGCTGGAGGTCGAATTTTTGGCTTGAGGCATATTTCAATGATAAGGTATTGCTAGCCACGCTTGATACAATATGtatgtaagtgaaagtcgctcagtcctgtcactgagctgttgctcagtcactttgtgaccccgtggactatacagttatTTTGTGACCCAGTTTTTACCCTTAGAGTAGGATCATATTTGAATGATCCATATTTAAGTGATACAGCCATGGCCATCCTCAGGCATCCTGCCTGGAGATCTTTAAATCAAGGCAGCAAAACTTGAAGGATTTTCTTgtgttattactttttttttttttcaaacttaggAAGGCGAGGCCATAAGTTTTAAAAGCCTAGACCTTCATAGCACCACAACACGAATTCATTTAATTACAAGGGTGTAGGCTATGTTCCCTGTTGTCACAAGAATCCCCAGACATGTCCTATCACTTTGATTGTTAAAgatgaaccacagtcagctctagTCCAGGACTTTAGAGAAACATCCGTCTCCTGTTGAAAATGTTAATCCAGTTTCCTTCTTTAATAATCTCACAGCTTTGTGTTTGTATTCTTTTGCTCGTGGAAAAGTGGAGCAAGGTAAAGTGGGTAAAGACATTTGGGAGAGCCTGTTAGATTTGAATTGTCTTTTGTGTCGAACACAGTCAAGAGAAAGTTGAATGTAGTGACCACTGTGTAGGCAGCAGGAGGGAAGAGCAGAGCAGCACCGGCTAGCAGCTCTGGGCCAGCTCTCTCTTCCGCTCTCggatctctgtctccctctttcaAGCTTCAGTGGAAAGTGAATGTCGCCAGGCACCGGGATAGCAATGACTCTTTGTTACAGCTTTGTGAGAAATCTCAACTGGAAGGAAGAACTATAAAATCCACATCCACAGTAGCAATTCTGCCTCTCAGGAAGAGGTTTTTGATAACAGGACTTGAAAATGAGCTGGAAGAGTTAAGAGATCTTCCGATGCGGCTTTTTCGTGTGTTTTTACAGAGCAACAGAGATGTGAAGTACGTACATAATGCTTTTGGAACCGTGATTCTGTTGGAAGTTTTATTAGGGTCGTCATAGTTAAAGTAAAGCATCAACCAACCAGTGAAAGTTTCAAAGAAAGGGGATTGAATCAACTGTTGGCATCTTTCTTGAAGATGTGGATAAGAGTTTTGACTGTCCAGACAGTGGCTACATCTGgcactttaaaatatacatatatatatatttaatttttgtttctccttAGGACTAAGACTCTAGAACTGTTTTGTACTGTGAATTACGGATGCTCTTTGAAGACAAGGAATATTGATTCTAATGTTCTTCAGAAGCTCTGGCAGGGATAAGCAAGACACTCAACTGGAACGGATGCTAAATGTAATCAGACAAATTCTATTTTcttaagcaaatattttattgagacTGCTTATGTATAGCAAAGGAGCCCACAACTTCAGCTACACAACTTTTTGTATTGAAAGAACTCAAACTTTTTGTAGCTTTTATtccacatttaatttaaaatgactaTAGCACTAACACACCTAGCAGAAGACTTTACTCCAGACCTTTAaggaaatttttagtttttatgaaaAAATGATACTTCAGTGGTTACATTTCTCACATCTTTGGTGCTTCTGTCCCTAATAGCACCAGTCAACAACACCACAACCACATGGAAACATATTTTTGGAAGCAAAACTTTAATTTTCTACAACATATACTATGGATAATGAAAATTTAAGGACTACttgtttcctatattttttttccttagagtgGAATCCATTGTGTTGAAGACTTGATATGATGTGATtgtctaaccttttttttttgaaattagaataaaatctaTTGTGATCATGATCATTGAAAGGGTTTGTTTGgcaagttatgttttatttgtgaggttttgtttttttttttttaatcaaggtaaCTAAACAACTGGTTTATTCAACTTCATTATATTGTCTTGTTCTTACTGATAATACCTGTAACCCATGGAGAATTATATCGGTTAACTTGATAAATTCCACGTGCATTTTATTTCCTAGTGAATTgtgtaaactttatttttgttgatgaTTATATGTTAAATCAATGTTACGTTCTCATACCACTTCTTGAGAAGGAGGTTCTAATTTGAAACTGTATCATTTCCTTCAAAATGAAGGGCAAGTGCTTAGTTAAATAAAAGATTGATGACATCTTTTAAACCATTTCTTCCTCACTATGTCTCATTACAATAAAACCTGTCAAATCCTTTTGAAAAATGCTCTGAGGGTTTCCAGTAAACCATCTATTAGTGTTAactgcatttatttctatttttttctttttgtgtacttttttcctgccatttttttttttttttggtccaaagCCAAGCTCCTCAGCTTAACTACAATTCTTGCATTGCTCAGTAAATAATTTTGATGAATTCATTTAGTGACTGAAAACCCTCCCTGCATTTACCATGTGAGAATTAATCACCCTTTGCTTCTAGGCTCCTTGTTCGTGAAGAATGTCTCATAAACATAAATTTTCAGTACACGTTGATTTTTCAGAATCAGTGCAAACTTTGCTGGAAACCACACTCACATTTTGTAATCTATATTGGGGAAGGTTCAGTAATAAAATCAGTGACCGTGTTTTGTCTTAGGTGGTTTCAGAATCCCAAACAGAGAATGGGTTTGCTGAGTGATTTTAATGACAGAAAACAGGCAGACATGATAAAGGATGCAGGTGTCAGCAGTAGATACGGAGCAGATGTGGCCTCTGGGACTGGCGTGCAGGAGACCAGCGGTGATCTTTAGGCCAGCACCTGTAGCCACTACCACAGTCCTGTGAGGCTCAAAAATCTGGGCTCTACCAGTGGGCTTCCATGAGGGTTTTAGATAGGAAGATTATTGAATGGTGAAGGTTATCGAAAGTTGAAACAGCAGTGAGACTGTTTTTCCTTGGAGCAGTAGTCCTTAATTGATCGAGGTTCTTATTGCACAAGAAAGTGAAGGGAGGAGAGCCGAAGGTGGAATATGCATCAGTTTTGGGGTAATTTTGGTGGAGGCTGCTGTTCATGTTTCTCTTAAGTGGATTTAGTTTGCTTAATGTAGGAAAATGACATGTTAGGAGGTGTTTTAAAGGACCTCCGAAAGGAACAGGCCCTGAAAGTGTGCAAAAGGgcttctatttccttttattgaATTTCCTGGAAAAACTACTTATTAGACAGATATAGCACTTTTATCTGCAGAGTAGATGCAAAAAAAGGTTAGTACCTATGTTTGCAATCACAGCAAGGCACTAAGTATGAAGGGCTCCATGACGCTGAGCCTCAGATGAAATACTGGAACATAAAAAGTTTACAGACGAAACCTTAGATAATCCCCTGATCTTGTTTCTAGTAATCGTGTGTGccgagtcgtgtctgactcttttcgaccccatagactagctcaccaggcttctctttccatggaacttcccaggcaagaatactggagtgggttgccatttcctccttccccattcagggatcgaacccgcctctcctacatctcctgtgttgacaggtggattctttaccggtgTGCCATCTAGCTTGTTTCTAAGGGGAAATAAAATTTCATACATACAGAGCAAATATAATGAAAGGTGGCCCTGTGAAGCACTGACAGTTGGTCAGTATTCAAATAAAGCAGATGTGTGCAGGTGTAACTCGAGTGCTCAAAGAAATTGGAGAAGTCAGATTAAAGCCCTGAAAGTGCAATGATGATAGAGGAAAGGATGTAACTAATACAACTAATATTCATGAAGTACTTAactggcaacagaggatgagatggttggatggcatccctgactcaatgaacatgagtttgagcaaactgggagattgtgaaggacagggaggcctggtgcgctacacagcccatggggtcacagagtggggcatgacctagcgactgaaccATGACAACAGCACTTAAGTGGGAGTCTCCTAAATTCCATTGCCTAACATGTAAAGATAAACCAGATCCGTGATGTCTGTCCTCCAGTAATTTACTTTCTAAAACTacttactaccaaaaaaaaaaaaaaaaccactttacaAGAGGAAATTTAGAATTATGATAGGTGCAGTGAAAAATGTGCTGGGTGTTGGGAGAGGATCTCTCTCCATCAagtcaggaaggcttcctgaaggTGAATTTATGCTGAACTTTAGAAGAGGTAGAGGGGAAAGCCAGGTGCTTTGGAGTGCACACAGATTATATTATTTCAGGGAAGAAGAATGgggagtgaataaatgaatattgagTGCTCTCAAAATGTCTTTGCTTCATGCTCCGGTGATAGCCATTTCTTCTTGGGGTTCCCTTCTGCAACCTGTTGTCTAATTCAGTGTATCTGACATTTAACACAGGAACAGGCAGAGATACTCAGTGttttgagtgagtgaatgaatttgGAGGTTGTGATTTTCTAGACTGGAaaacttagttgctcagtcgtatctaactctgtgacctcatggactgtagcccgccaggctactctgtccatgggatttcccaggcaagaatactggagtgggttgtcatttccttctccaggggaccttcccaactcaaggatcaaaccccagtctcctgcattgccagtcgcctgcactgcaggtggattctttaccatctgagccccctgggaagtgCTAGACTGGAAAGCCTTGTTATCGAGAGGTGATGTCAggactgtggttttggagaggTAAAGTAGCAGAGGCTTTTAGGATGGATTAAAGGGAGAGCAAATGTgactctcctcccacctcccagaactAGAGGTTGTGCTGCTTATACTACTGATGGCTCATACTGCCAGTTAGGTAGTGATGTGGAATTTGAATTCGGGCCTTTGTATAGTGCAAATGAAAGGAGAAGTGGCCAGGCCAGGCTAGATGGGAGCAGAGGTAAGTGGGAGCAAGAGGTTTTACATCCTGCTTGTCATAGCCTTGGAGCCATGATTGAGAAAGAGGTTCTTCTGTATAGTAAACCAACACAAGCCACTACTATAATACAGTCTCTCTTGCCTTGTCTAGTGTGGCCATAATAACTCAAAGGATGAGCTCTCTGCCCTTTTCATTTGGGAAACTAGTGCAGCAATGTAATTAACTCCCAAAGTTGGAGTATCAATTTTCTGCGCATTCTTTTAAACCTGACAACTTTGAGTCTTCTCAGTTGTTAGGCTAAACTGGAGGCCGAGGGTCTGATCTTGGGCCCATAGAATCAAATAGTGGTTAAGGCttgtgggcttagtcgctcagtcatgtccgactctttgcgatcccatagactgtagcccaccaggctcctctctccatgggattctccaggcaagaatcctggagtggattgccattcccttctccagaggatcttcctgacccacggatggaactcaggtcacctgcattgcaagcagattctttattgtatgAAATACAGGAAAATTCCTGTACTACAGGGATGTTCCTTATACTTCAAAGCCCTAAGCAAGTATAATTTACTTAATGCCTGTTCATAAGGTTTGCAAGATTATATCTTACATCAATTGAATGCAAACAAGCCACCTCAAGCTGAACCCTCTCTAGATTGGTGGGCTATAACCCCATGAACTTTTAGTTAACAGCTAAATACCCTGGTCAACTGACTTCAACCTACTTCTATTgcaaaaggaaaataggaaaaaaaaaaaaaaaagtggtataaGTCCAGCAAATTGAACTGGCTTCTTTGAATTTGCAATTCAACGTGAAATATTCATCACAGGacttagtaaaaagaaaaagtggattaAACCCCTCTCTTTAGATTTATAGTCTAAAACTTACTCAGCCATTCTGCCTATGTTCATTAACTGCCTATTATTTTCAGCTAACCATAAGATATCGGTACTATATACTTATGATTTGGTGCTTGAGCCGGGAAGGCAGTGTTGCagtgaaagggaaaaaggaggaatgagtttctctcctttcttttctgacaacaaagaagataaagagaagagtgagcaggcctgaacattcctaacttttctttttcctgtaactGCTCCTCACGCTGAATGTCTGtgactaagtttgcttttctgtcccTAAACTCTGCAGAAGCTACACTTGGCAcctattttcctttgactctgCGCTAAATATATCCCCATCTGCTGTTTACCCTCAGAATACTCTTTCGCTTGAGGTTACGTATCAGAAAGAAGGCCACAGAGTCACCGAGTGCCAGACACAATTACTAGGTTATTGATGTCAGT from the Cervus canadensis isolate Bull #8, Minnesota chromosome 12, ASM1932006v1, whole genome shotgun sequence genome contains:
- the LOC122451177 gene encoding LOW QUALITY PROTEIN: protein LRATD2-like (The sequence of the model RefSeq protein was modified relative to this genomic sequence to represent the inferred CDS: substituted 1 base at 1 genomic stop codon); amino-acid sequence: MGNQVEKLTHLSYKEVPTADPTGVDREDGPRIGVSYIFSNDDEDMEPQPPPQGPNGGGVGLPDGGDGPSLPRPQPYDPRLHEVECSVFYRDECIYQKSFSPGSAALSTYTPENLLNKCRPGDLVEFVSQAQYPHWAVYVGNFQVVHLHRLEVSNSFLTDASQGRRGRVVNDLYRYKPLSPSAVVRNALAHVGAKERELSWRNSXSFAAWCRYGKREFKIGGELRIGKQPYRLQIQLSAQRSHTLEFQSLEDLIMEKRRNDQIGRTAVLQELATHLHPEPDEGDSDAARTTPPPGRPPPAPGREEEDREAVVH